The genomic region ttCTGTGGGATAAGAGAATTAACATTCTGGAGCAGCAGTACAGGTCTCTCTTAGTAATGAGCTGCTGCATGCTCCATAAAGGATGCCCTAATCACCAGTTGTGTCCTGCCATGGCAGGAGTGCCTTAATCACTATAATGGACATCAGGAATACAGAACCCTATAAGGTGTCTTGTTCCATTGTCACAAATTGGACTAAAAATTTATGGGGCAGCCAGCCAGCCTTAGTCTTTCTGGTGTTTTCAGTATAACTTGGCAATATTTTTTGGTGTAGGATGGGAACTTTGTCAGAAAAGTCTTTGTTCTGTTCGAGTGTGGGACAGCACTTGACAGTTGCAGTCAAAATGTCTTGGTcgttttggtttgtttgttgacctttttttgaagaaaaaccaGGATGTGCAATAAAACTCCTTCCAGACTGCTGCTTTTGGCTAAAATAACAGTATTTCCAACAGCTCGAGAACTAGAATGCCCTGCACAAATTACTTAGCATAAACTACTGACCTCTGTGTTAACAGCAGATGTACTACCTAGTTAATAGGTCATAGTAGCAGAATGAGGGGGCTAAATCGGACATGAGCTATCTATCAGCTGCAGAAGTACAGTCCAGATTTATCAGGGTGACCTTGAATCACTGCAAATGGAGCCTCTTAGGatactgcagctctgctgtcaggTAATACCTGTTTACACTATAAATATCTTcagagaaataatatttcaggTCTGTGTGCAGGCAGAAACTTCCTCCTCAAGATGCAAGAGTAAATTAGTGTTTCATTAGACATTGTGCAGCCAGCAGGATGTTGTGCAGCAGAAGTAAAGATTAAGTGAATTCAAAGAAGGCCAGTGGGAAAATGTCAGTGTGAAAATGATCacagaacaggttttttttacctATAATGTTTGAAATATTTGGATACCCAATATGCACGTTAACTTCTGCTGCTTtagtttttttcagatgttgaTGTTGGAAgtgaaggaagagagggagacAGCATAGCTAAACAAAGAGCGCTGGAGCACAGTGCTTGTCCAGTTGTCAACATGTAGCAAAAAGAGAATTCAGATGGTTCTCCCATGTGAAGAAAAGATCTAATCTGGTCTGAGTCAGGAACAATTGCAAGAGGAAGCTGGAAGGACCACAGTCTTTCCAGGCTACTGAAGTACAGTAGGATGATAGTGCACATCTAAAAGGCAGAAGAAGATCTGATCCAGTAGTATAGTCACTTGGCATCTgccttctgaaaaatatttttaagcctTATGTTTAATCTACTAATCACTTacagtttcttttctcctgtgttgTGGGTGTTGTATCAGATGTTGCACTGCTGGCTTGCACTAAAACTGATACAACTTCTAATGGAATGGTGTGGTTTTCAAGAgtatagaatggtttggggttttttttagttgacATTTGAACTCAATATTGAGACTATTTTTTATCAtgttgattaaaaaagaaagtaatttacaAATAATTCATTGTCACTTGCATTTGTTTGCTGATGTATTTATTAGGATTTCATCCACAACCCCCAATGCCAATCAGGGTACAGTTTTGTTGGCCACTGTGCAAACCTTGGGGAAATACAAATCCCTGATTCACAAGTTGGATTTAAAATGGTGGTTCCAATTTGATGGGTTGTAAGTGAAATCATCCTTGTATATGAAGGAGAGTAGATGCAGTTGCTTTACTAGCTTCAAGTAGGAGCTATTTAGAAATGTTCAGGTAATTTGGGTCATGCCTATTAACCTGCACATTTGCTTTGCCCAAGCTCCTCTGCAAAAAGGATTTTATAGCAAAGATAGGCATTGGGAGATGGCAATTCACAGGCAGCAATGTGAAGTGGCAAGTGCCAAGGCCAAAAGCTGCAAGGTTAACAAAATCCAGGTCCAGCAGCCACTGGCCTGAATTTAACATGCTCTTTAGGTACTTGCTCTTTAAGTCTGTGGCTGgtattttctcagctgtttaGTTTTAAATGTGTATCTTCTTTTGTATAAAATGTTCAGAGCATGGTCAATTAGAATGATAATTTACTTTGTATGGCAACACTGCTTTTTAAGCCATAAAAAGCTCTTTCAGTCAAAGTTCTGTACCAGCTAAGGCAACAGCAGAAGGAATGCCAGTTCTAACAGAATAGGTTTTATATGAATAGGCTTTTTTGGTTTAGAGCAGAGTctcaccccaaatcccaccctggtaaagaaaaatactgttagCTGTAGCCAGTGTAAAAAACCCTAATATCAAAGATTTGTGCATTTTGTCAGGCCTGTATGGATAGTGGAGATCCAGACTGCTCCAGTGTATGTCCCTGGAGTCCTTGTTCCATTGAGCTGAATATTTGTCAGCTGCCATGGTAAGACCCAATTTGCAGTTGGTTGGGGTACAGTTGGTGACAGTTCCTTTTgagggcagtgctggcagtgctAGCACCACTTCTGCAGTGCCTTCAGTGCTGGTGGATGATtacttggattatttttttcccctttttttatttttttcctttttccttttctgccagctTATTTTTATCTCTTAAATTATGTAATTATTCCATAACTTGAGTTTTCTGCTTGGATTCTGTCCCAGACAATTGTTAAGATTCAGTAGCTATGGGGAACCTGGAAACAGCCATTTTTCTGTAATATGTGCGCTGTAGCATAGTAAATGGAGAACATTTCATCAGTCTCTTGTGGCTTGAGGGTGGGGTGTGGGAGTGTGCCTTATTAGACATCTCCCCAAAGAGTGAAAATTGTTTGTAGGTACTCTGAGCTACCTATAATGAGCAGCATTTGGAGCTATTGCCTTGTGTGGATGTGCTGAGtcattttagaaaaatgcttctaaaaTACTGAACAATAAACATCCCAGTTTTTGGTGTCCTGTGGACCTTTTgacaaatctgaaaaaacatACTCCGTTCTCATTTGTATCTAGATTATTCTTCTGCACCTTCTTTCTTTGTGCATAGAATAAACTGCTGTGCTTCCTCGGGATTTTCTTAACTTCCCCTGTAATTCTACTGATAGTCAGTCATTTTTGCTGTCTCCCAAGAGGAGCCAGTAAAAGCCAGGTTATTCTGCAGTGACCAGTTAATAAGCTAGATGCAGTATTATATCCCACTTTGGTAAGTTATCACAGCAAAAATGCTGGTCTTGATGACCACTCAAATGTCTGTGGTCCATCCACTACAGGGAGTGTGAGCATTCCACTCCGAGTTACATGTGCGTGCATGAATGTTGCCTATTAATGTCTGGTTTATCAGATCATATCATGAGGCAGAACTACAGCTTAATGAATTTCCTTTCATGGGGATTTTGTTGGACTCTTAAACCTGGAGTCTCTCCTGTGTTGCCGCTTGTACAGTGACCTGCTTGTATCTTCCAGataaagagaaggagaagataAAGCTTGAAGAAGatgaggcagcagctgccagcactaTGGCAGTCTCGGCTTCCCTTATGCCACCCATTTGGGACAAAACTATTCCTTATGATGGCGAGTCTTTCCACCTGGAGTACATGGATCTGGATGAGTTCCTGCTGGAGAATGGAATTCCTTCCAGCCCTACTCACCTGGATTTGAACCAGAATCCACTCTTGCCTGTGGCTGAGCTGGAAGGAAAGGAGTCTGCCAGTGCTTCCACTGGTTCTCCTGCATCATCCTCTTCCACTGCAGTTTACCAGCAGTCTGAAGCAGCCTCCAGCACAGGTAGATGGAATAATATGGGACTCTTGAGGGACTTTTGTTGGTCTCCCATTAAAAGGTGCCTCTTTAGATCAAAGAGGAGGCATGCTATTCTGTCACTCTTGGCTGAGGCAGGTTAAGTAGCATAGACATGCTCAGTACAGAGCTGTAGTCTATGCATCAGTAATAAAGATGAtgcctctcctcttcttcccctctacCCCCAGAAAAAGTCAGTGAGTGTCTCTGTGTGTAGTCTGTTTCTCGTTTGAAATTAGAAGAGCTGAAACACCAACATAAAGTATTTACTTTCTTGGTAATGCCGGAGAAGTGGGACATGTTGAGAAAATAGTTTGTCAGATTATTTTACAACAGATTTGGTTGCGACAAGTCACTTGCGCTATCTTGGTAGCTGGGTCTGCTTGAGTGAACTTACGCTGACTTAATGTACCTCAAATGACAATGCTTAATAGAAAAACAGTGAAGCAATCTTTTCATGCTAGCTGGTGAAATGTGAGAACAGGCACTTGGAAAATGTGTGTTAGTGGTGTGGTTTGATGCTCTGGGGTGCTTTGAAGTGGGAatggagaaacaaagaaacagaactgtGCTTAAATGCTACTAGGAaacttctgctcttcctttgtAGTATAGAGATCCTCTCTATTAAAGAGTGTAGCAGCTCAGTTTGCCCTAGATTTGGAGTTCAAATGTGATAAACACTAAGCTTTCTCAGTACTATTTTATGAGCAGACTTTGCAGGGAGCATTTTGCTCAGAGCCTTTTGGTGaatctgtgaaagaaaagcaaaatgtggaACTCTGTCAGTAAGCCCCATAGGGTGTGGCTTTTTTCTGGGAGCTGTATAAAAAACTTGTTCATTGATCACTACTTCAAATGGCACTGACTTTTGCAATTCATGTGTATGTGTTTATAATCAATAGATAAATATGACAAAGTTCATATGAACACTATCAGTGTCAGGCGGTCTGTTAGGGCACTTGTTTCTATGTGGCGAAGAAGTTGAATACCATTGCATTTGTAAAAAACCCACCTTTATGTAGTCCTTTGTTTGGAAATACAATTGCTTGACCTTTGAAGGACCCAGGGACTGGGGTCTTTGGGCAGGCTTGTCTCCCTAAGGCTTTCTGTGGCACAAAACTCAGAGTGATGCAAGTTTCTCATTCCTTACTACTGTGGAAGGTGCTTCTTAAGTGTGCAAAGGATGCAGGTTTTGCCTAGGACATATTAGCTCTTGTCCCACATCTACCTGCTCGTGTCTGTTAGCCTGGCATGTGTTCCTAGAGTTTGTATTACAAACTGAATTGTGTGGCTTCTCTCTGTACCACCAGCTGTGCAGCACCAAGCACACCTTAGGGAAATACCTACTCACAGCAGGGCAATAGAGATTCCCAAGTTGAGTTGCTGATTAATTCTCTTCATCCTGCTGAATGTATTGTAACTTTTCCTGTTGTTGCCAGAGTCCCCACcacaaaatgagagaaataCTCCCAGCCCCATTGATCCTGACTGCGTAGAAGTTGAGGTGAATTTTAACCCTGACCCTGCCGATTTAGTGCTGTCCAGTGTGCCTGGTGGTGAGCTCTTCAATCCTCGCAAGCACAAGTTTACTGAAGAGGACCTGAAGCCACAACCAATGATTAAAAAAGCCAAGAAGGTTTTTGTCCCAGATGAGCAAAAGGTAACAGATTTATTGCTGCAAACTTTGCTAGGCCTTGATTGAAGTTTCTGACTCCTTGTCCGAATATTTTGACATACAAAGCTAGTGAATTATTCCCACATGACTTGGCAGAGGAGCCATCAAGAAAAGAATTGTCAAGTCAACTGCTGTTCTTGCTGGTCTAGTGTCGTAAGATAATTACTGGGCAGGAGCAACTAATCACGTGATACACAATTCAGAAGTAGAACTTCAGTCACATCCTCATCAACTGCACTTTTGAAGGTTGTTGTATTCATTTGCCCAGCATTATGGCTGGCTTTAAGCAGCACAAACAATAGAACAGGTTGTTTTCTGTGGAAGTTCATTCCCAGATTGAAACTAAGTCAAGGGAGCATTTCATTTGGACAGCTTCTTAGTAGCCAGGTCTCATAATCTTCCTACTATCTAGCAATGCACTTGGTTTATTCTAAACCAAGGCTTGTGTTGCCTACATTTTGGTGTCAGAGCTCTGCAAAGAACCAAAGGAGGTGTTTCAATATAGCAGCCAGTAGGAATGTCATTGAGCGATAAAGGTGTCTATTTGATACAGGTGTCAGGTTGgcatcttttttgtttgtttgtttgctcccCCTTCTTTGCTGCAGGATGAAAAATACTGGACAAGGCGAAAGAAGAACAACGTGGCAGCAAAGCGTTCCCGTGATGCTCGGCGATTAAAGGAGAATCAGATCACCATCCGGGCAGCCTTTCTGGAGAAAGAGAACACGGCCCTGAGGACGGAGGTTGCAGAGCTGCGCAAGGAAGTGGGACGGTGCAAGAACATTGTTTCTAAATACGAGACCAGATACGGACCCTTGTAAGCACATCCCTTTTCCTTGTTAAGGCTCCTTGGTTTAGCCTCTCTAGGCTTCTCTGCCTTCCTTAGGGACTCCCAGAAATAAAGTTTGTGGAGGCTTTGTCATTTAGcatctacatttaaaaaaaactcttAACAACCCTGTTTCTGTTGGCAAACTTGTTCAGGCCCTTTCCTGATAATTATGTTGCCCAAAATCTTAGTTTCCATAtctacaactttgtttttaacACTTCTAGAGCATTTTCTGATGTCACACAATAGGGCAGGTTCACCTGTCTGGAGGAATAGATCTGGATTCCTCCTGACTGGACAGGGCTCTTGCTATCTGTTCTAATCTCCAGTTTAAGTGGAGAAAGAGCCTAGAAGTCTacgtttttcttttttaaacttatgctcttttctccctctctaccCTGCCCACCCCTCCCAGCCAAACTGTAAAACTTAAGATACAGGTAGATGTTGCTGGGCAGCATCATTGAAATTACTTCCTCTCCCATTCAGAGGCAGTAGAAAGTACTTGATGGGTAGAAATCTGTTCCCGTTGAAGAGGAATAGGGGAACCTTTgggacagaaagacagaaaaatattcaatCTCTTGTAAAACCAGGTATCTTAAAGTTAATGCACAAGTGTTATGCAGACAAGAGTCAGTGCAGTGTTGATTAAATTATTGCTCAAACATTTTGGTAGGTTCTAATCCTGGATAACTTCAGAAACCAAGGAGAGAGAATAATAGAGGATCTCTCCCTTTACAGATCTGGACAAAATAATTTACTGTGGATTTTAAGCTGTATTTCCAACACcactgctcctttttttccttggaggGGCTTCCTTTTAGAACTGCTCCTAAAGCAGCATGTTATAACTAATTGAGAAGCAAGAGAGATTTAGAAAAAGGGGTCTGTTGGAATTGCCAGTACCTTACACTTTAGAAGAAggaatggggttttttgtgggttgttgtttttttgtttttgttttttgttttaagaagcAAACAACCCACTGTTATTTTTACTGCACGTTACCTGTTGTACAAGAGGTTGAGAAAGAGTTGTGATCCTTTGCCTTGTGAACACTCAATGGAACAAGCTACAGTCACTCTAGACAAGAACCATTTACCTCACTGTCTCCTGTGTAGCAGCATATCTGATCTCTCTCCAGCTTGCTTCCTGTTTTACAAAATTGGCACACGAGACTTGCCCTCTTGAAAGTAACCTATTCTTGACACTAGGCACTGCTTCAACAGTATGTGgtcttaaaagagaaaaatacgTTGTGTGTGTTGTTGGGACCTTTTACATGACCTACAGCTGCAAGAACCAGAAGCTTTAACAGAGTGTATGTCTAGAAGTCATCTTAATAAGAGAAGCAGTCTTAAGATAGTGGCTGTGTCAGAACTTGTAGGTTACACTTCCTGGTCTAGTATTTATATTAGGGAGTAAATGTGGGATGGATGCTATGTAGACTAGTTTCCAGTTCCCCTATTGAAATCTGagacttattaaaaataattaggagTGTTTTTCTATACAAAAGACTTTTTGCCTAGCTTGCCTTTTAAACATAATGTGGAAATTGGTAGGGTTTAGACCAATTGTGTGTTGACTTCTTAAGGAAGTGCAGAAGGAGGCTAATCCAGAACTCGAAGTAAATGTATGCTCTGAACTATCTCCCCCTCTGTTATGCTCTTAATTTGAGTAGAGTGGCTCTTGATGCAGTGTTTGTCTAATTTCTTTGAAACATACTTAAAATTGTCACCCTTTCAGCAGGGTTTTTTCTTACCCAGGGTGGTgtgtggtggtgatggtgggaaGTATGTTATAAATAAATTGTCACACTTAACactttgctttgtttaaagTGACTTATCTGATTCCGAGTGATGCAACtttaaagacttttaaaaacaaagaaactaaAAAGCACACATGAATCGCCAGTCTTCAGAGCGAGCAGTGAAAGCTATGAGGTGTCCCAACACAAACAACAGACGATgaccctgcctgcctgcttgcctGCAAGTACCCCATCTGAACTACCCAGGGCTGGGCATGATGAAAAGTGCAAAGTCTCCTTAATTCTGTATATGGCTTTCTTATCTGTCTTTCTCACTGTTAACTACGAACTACAATAAGCTTACTTACTGGGGTTTTGTCAAGACACTCCAAAGTTCATGTCTCAAAGTCTGTTGACAGCCTATGTGAATAGTCACTCTTTGTTTTGGCACTTAAGTGGAAGAAAATAGGGAGTTTTAGATTAAAGTGTCTGTATATACTAAGAACTGCTATATTTTAAGACTTTCTTCCCTGCAGTAGAACGAATTCTGTTTAATACTGCAGCTCACTTCTTGGTACAGTGTAGCATCTTGTGGTGTACTGTGAGTACGGAATTAAAGACACCAGGAAAACAGCAGTCTGTGATGTGTGAGTCTCCCACTGTGGAAAAGTGCAGTGGATGTATTGAAACAATCCAGAAAGCACCACAGTGTGCCATACAAAGAGTAGTAACAGACCTCTATCAAATGACCCATGTAATAGTAAAACACTTTGATTGCTTTCCTGCTCCACAACTGCATTGATGTAAcctgccttttcttttgtttcttttatgagGCTTGCTTTCTTTTATGGTATTTTGCTGAAACAAGATCTCTTCTTCTGTTAACTGTTTAGCAGTCATGGAAAAGGTGCTAGTCTGAGCTGCTGATCCCCATGTCTTTTGGCAGTTTGAAACTACCAAATGAGTTTTAGCTCCAGCAAAACAATGGCTAATTGCTGCCATATTACAGTTTTCTGTCGCTTGACTACATGAGAACCGTGGTGGCGGAAGAAtcctttgttcatttttatagAGCAGAAGCAGCCAATTATTTCCTGCAGTTATAACTGTGAGCGTAAATATCAAGACCCCTGTGCTGGTGTAGGAGAGTACATGAAAGCTTGGACAGATTGCGGGGATGTTTATTGTGTGTAGAAGGTGGAGGGAGTAGGTAGAAGTTCCTTTAGAAGAATTTCATCAACATAACAAGAATCTATGCTTACACTGAGGAAGCTTAAGAGCTAAATTGATGTGGGAAGAAAGAGTACTTAATTTCTGGGAAAGTAATAACAGGGCCATGCTTGTAGCCAAAATGGTGCTTGTAAGACAGGAGTGTGATCGTGACTGGACATTGATAACCAGCATACTCCTCAAGAAAATCTTGAAAGCTTCCAGAAGCACAAGTGCCAAAATTGTGAGGCACAACTTGTTACCAGCAAAGTGCAACACCATACATAACATTGaccaaatatttaaattctgcaTTTACCCAAGAGATTCAACCCCCTAATTTCAGAGTAGTAAGGCGAAGAGAAAATTGCGCAAAGAAGCGGCTAATGTTGTCAACttcatttaaaagaataataaaaatctcaaaaccCAGAACACAAACAGTTTTTAGACAGCATAACCTCTGTAAAGAGCATTAAATGCACTTACTGACCTATAATTTTTAATGGACCAGGTTCTGAAGTGAAGGAAGTGCTTTTAACTTTTTTGCTGGTTACAAAAGCATACATATGAGCGTACTATTAAAATTTAGGATTCCAAAGCTCTGAGATAATCTTGGGGTATTCCCTTCAAATAGGTGAATAGTTGCTGAGATGACAGCATGTATCTCTTTGTGTCCTGTACTGGGGATTTGGGCTGATACTTTTTGTGTGTAGTGTGCTTTGTTgtattattttggttttaaaggcCAAACCatggtttaaaaacaaacaatcctGACAGCATGTAAATGTAGCAactctttttgcatttttatttttaaattttcagttagCTTTGAATGGCTGTTCTTGAAAGTCATGCTTCTTGTTTAAATGACAAAGCTAAAGGGTATTGTAACTGGGTAAGGAGTTGCTAGTCCTTTACGTAGGTCTTGCTGTCTTAGGAATAGCTTTTAAGTACTACATATTGTATACAGATTTGGTTTTGCAGTATGTCATGctatttttacagcaaaatattCAGTCAGTGAGAATAGTGTGTGCAATAATATTATCTTTTTCTCGTGTATTAAAAGCTCACAGAATGGAAACTAGCAGTCAGTGTTCATTAGATCTTTCTTTCAGAGAAGACTGTTAGCAAATTCTTGTGCTTCCCTGTAGGACAGTGCACATTTGCACATTCTGCGACTTGTGTGTCTAAGGGTTGCAAAACTGGAAAATCGCACTTTAGGGTAGTGCAGCTTAACTTTTGTAGTTGGAGAAATTTTTTGTTAAGAAGCAACATCTTCAAAGATAGGTGAGAAAGTAGTAACTATTTAAAGGAGTGTAGGTATTGCCAGACAAAAAAAGTATATGTAGTGCTGAACTCCTTTCTCAGTTTTTGCTGTCTCAGGAAATTATGCTTACTGCTTCAaagctctctgctcctctcagaaTGAGTAAGTATGTAATCTTGTTTCTCTGACTAGGATGACAGTCATATCAGGAGTGATAATGTAGGTATGGTTTCATAGTGGTCATAAGAAGAGCAATATTCTTTTAGCTCAGTTTGAGCACTAGAAGATGCTGAATTGACATCGTGTGAGTCTGAAGTTCTCTGACCTTGGAACATGCTCTGTAAGAGGCCATAAGTGTGTCCCTGATGCTAGTGTACCCCGTTCAAGACATAAAGGGACCATCTCCAAGGGGAGACAGTAAAGGGAGTGCACatttcagcagcactgcagggattGACAGTAAAGGGAGCAGTATTTGACACAGCTGTACATTCATTAGGAAGTGGATTGACACCAAATGGCCATTTCACAGTACTAGCTTTGAAAATGTGAACGCTTTTGATGAGATTTGTGGGCAATGAGTGTTGTCTTGCACAGAAGAAACAGACTATGAATATAGGATGTGCTACATTTAGTACAGTATTGCTTCCATAGATGGTTTTCTAATCTACACGTTATTGCAACTTATAATAATGCGggtttgtatttaaaaattccCTAGAAGCTTAATCTTTCACCTGTTGCCAAGATCTTCTCCCACTGAAGCCAGTAACAAGGATCTCTAACTCCCACAGGAAAGAGTCTTTAATCTCACGTGGtcatttttagaaaacattagGCCTCATGGGTGTCTGTGCTTTATTTTGGAGCATTCTGTACGGGAATTGGGTGGATATAGCGCAGATTGCAGGTGTAATGTTAGTGATCTGGTCCTATCACTTGATCATTTACACAGTTAGTGATGGTTTTGATATTCATATAATCTggattctgcctttttttttcttttgccctgCATGTATAGGGTGAAAAAGTAGTGTACTATAAACCTGggctgggaaaagaaatgtttgattgttgtttaaaaaaaaaaagttaaatatggCTTTTTGCAGTTCTTCTAGTAAGTTTTTATGTCTTTTCAGACAATTCTCCATTTCCCTGCTGGGCTGTTTGGAAGCCCAAGTATTCTAGCTGCAGAAATCACTTTCAGCATTATCTGTAGGACTGCTACTAATTGTACCAAATTCATTTCAAGTTGGGAGGTGCAGTGGAAGGCCAGAAGCTTTGGGAATACTGTAATAAAACCACTtgtatagaaaaatatttttgtgtagacagcagaaataaatgggcttgcacagaagaaaatattgctgcttCAACCTTGTAAGCCTCCTCAGCATAACAAGGTTTTGTTCCTTCTGAtcagatgcttttgtttttcg from Heliangelus exortis chromosome 1, bHelExo1.hap1, whole genome shotgun sequence harbors:
- the TEF gene encoding thyrotroph embryonic factor isoform X2 produces the protein MPGRAAQQEAAAAAAAAAGGPEPTAAGGSAGAAAQREQRGLAGAFPLVLKKLMENPPREARLDKEKEKIKLEEDEAAAASTMAVSASLMPPIWDKTIPYDGESFHLEYMDLDEFLLENGIPSSPTHLDLNQNPLLPVAELEGKESASASTGSPASSSSTAVYQQSEAASSTESPPQNERNTPSPIDPDCVEVEVNFNPDPADLVLSSVPGGELFNPRKHKFTEEDLKPQPMIKKAKKVFVPDEQKDEKYWTRRKKNNVAAKRSRDARRLKENQITIRAAFLEKENTALRTEVAELRKEVGRCKNIVSKYETRYGPFDLSDSE
- the TEF gene encoding thyrotroph embryonic factor isoform X1 is translated as MSSCNSPGGPAALDFPEVLKSLLEYSLPWTNKMTDKEKEKIKLEEDEAAAASTMAVSASLMPPIWDKTIPYDGESFHLEYMDLDEFLLENGIPSSPTHLDLNQNPLLPVAELEGKESASASTGSPASSSSTAVYQQSEAASSTESPPQNERNTPSPIDPDCVEVEVNFNPDPADLVLSSVPGGELFNPRKHKFTEEDLKPQPMIKKAKKVFVPDEQKDEKYWTRRKKNNVAAKRSRDARRLKENQITIRAAFLEKENTALRTEVAELRKEVGRCKNIVSKYETRYGPFDLSDSE